Proteins encoded by one window of Psychromonas sp. L1A2:
- a CDS encoding FIST C-terminal domain-containing protein, whose amino-acid sequence MPTTSIIKFTDSSSLSELNKAINSVVEEGAKTVLLLTCIDNNYNQEKSKEVLQQYTVSLCGAVFPKIIYKNKSYSQGAIVLGLMVHCKVVNYSMLADSDADLKSYIQIKSQQIENYQNFIIISDAFCNQCENFTDHFYDYMGSGISAIGGGAGSLDLLSHPVIFTNQGLISNATQVIALPCPIKNSIGHGWEVLDGPYLVTSSEGHYVHSLNYRPTFELYKEIIQNKIKSPLPTDFFAEFSKHYPLGIMSLDGDILVRDPLQTNGSYLECVGNVPVNSMVYLLHSNRNKMIIASDKTARDVAQQSTSKTLLLFDCVTRDLLFGEDIGDELEAIQSPFPNTCLVGAMALGEIANTGNGSIRLLNKSTVLGSF is encoded by the coding sequence ATGCCAACGACTTCTATCATAAAATTTACAGACAGCTCATCTTTAAGTGAATTAAATAAAGCAATCAATAGTGTCGTTGAAGAAGGCGCTAAAACCGTATTATTATTGACTTGTATCGACAATAATTACAATCAAGAAAAATCAAAAGAAGTGTTACAGCAATACACTGTTTCGCTGTGTGGCGCGGTATTTCCTAAAATCATATATAAAAATAAAAGTTACTCACAAGGAGCGATTGTTTTAGGATTAATGGTTCACTGTAAAGTGGTAAATTATTCCATGTTGGCTGACTCAGATGCTGATTTAAAGTCTTATATTCAAATAAAAAGCCAACAAATAGAAAACTACCAAAACTTTATCATCATCTCCGATGCATTTTGCAATCAATGTGAAAACTTTACCGACCACTTTTATGATTACATGGGTTCTGGCATATCTGCGATTGGAGGAGGAGCTGGTTCATTGGATTTATTATCTCATCCGGTTATTTTTACCAACCAAGGGTTGATTAGTAACGCAACACAAGTAATCGCACTTCCTTGTCCAATAAAAAATAGTATCGGTCATGGTTGGGAAGTTTTAGATGGCCCTTATTTAGTCACCTCTTCTGAAGGGCACTATGTTCACTCATTAAATTACCGACCTACTTTTGAGTTATACAAAGAAATTATTCAAAACAAAATAAAGTCACCTTTACCAACCGATTTTTTTGCTGAATTCTCCAAACATTACCCATTAGGCATAATGTCATTAGATGGAGATATATTGGTAAGGGATCCATTACAAACAAATGGATCTTATTTAGAGTGTGTAGGAAATGTACCAGTTAATTCGATGGTGTATTTATTACACAGCAATCGAAATAAAATGATTATTGCAAGTGACAAAACAGCGCGAGATGTAGCACAACAAAGTACATCAAAAACCCTTTTATTATTTGACTGTGTTACTCGAGATCTATTATTCGGTGAAGATATTGGAGATGAGCTTGAAGCGATACAAAGTCCTTTCCCTAACACCTGTTTAGTCGGCGCAATGGCTCTAGGAGAAATAGCAAATACTGGAAATGGTTCAATTCGTTTACTTAATAAATCAACTGTTCTTGGCTCATTTTAA
- a CDS encoding EAL domain-containing protein, producing the protein MKSQQISKSDNYILEHCVDKLARINNSDYALGFLVENDLPPYLINVDTQTVTAPEQLFEPIKNKLNKDLTDYFMDKPCLSEDLFCHKGQESVYDDLLNNEYIDNLRYIPIGEGNEVYAVIILVNIELSVRSKDLIDVTPFLLATITLLKNKKRAAKSLPIKTRRDLTSNKLQDQSQKILDSMLKNTFHPTFLFDDEFKVLKSNLAAHRLFNSNLERGWPVMDKLINSTLPSIAFRLLTAISKMSFLGHLDKQEWQNVPLILNSYQSVTVDIHLFDIAYFGRQCFGLMINEKTEVDVNHAVYNASLQRFNALTSVVPMAILQVDKDFNCSYVNKTWTKYTSQNNQQSLGKGWLSSIKTLNTDEILSEIIRAVSHTNDFKGEIELITVAGKSLWVSMNAVGLFNDRVELTGLIFTMSDISDERSNSQKLQKMANYDHLTGLSNRAFFTDRLTLALARVPRHGITALMFLDLDRFKNINDTLGHHVGDIVIQEVAERLKSVVRDEDSIARLGGDEFAIIFTDISSENVISPIANKIVSAVNLPFTIENKSMVLSCSVGVSIATEHNVSPADILRKADLALYKAKDLGRNQFCFYDPVLEKDLSLLHYLTDDLNHPQKTGFSFVFQPLMNANIGSIMGFEVLARWSNSDMGFIGPDVFIKTMEENGLIQNFSEWLFYEVIIQVKMWIAEGLLVAPQKIAVNLSVKQLHLIEFSDSIIALFKKEKIDPSWFTLEVTETAFIQDPTIAGENLRALKAAGFLIALDDFGTGYSSLGLLRQMPLNYIKIDRSFIQDVLQDSGAEKIVLAIIGLGKMLDLGLIAEGVEDIQTKDWLIAQGCICHQGYYFHKPLSINKASELLKSHKKSNA; encoded by the coding sequence GTGAAATCACAACAAATAAGTAAATCAGATAACTACATACTCGAACATTGTGTTGATAAATTAGCAAGAATTAATAATTCAGACTATGCATTAGGTTTTTTAGTTGAGAATGATTTACCGCCCTATTTAATTAATGTAGATACTCAAACAGTTACTGCTCCTGAACAGCTCTTCGAACCAATTAAAAATAAACTGAATAAAGACTTAACAGATTATTTTATGGATAAGCCGTGTTTATCAGAAGACTTGTTTTGTCATAAAGGACAAGAAAGTGTTTATGATGACTTATTGAATAACGAATACATTGATAATTTACGTTATATTCCAATTGGTGAAGGTAATGAGGTATATGCGGTTATTATCTTAGTCAATATAGAGCTTTCTGTACGTTCAAAAGATCTTATTGATGTAACTCCTTTTTTATTAGCGACTATTACTTTACTTAAAAATAAGAAGCGTGCGGCAAAATCCTTACCTATTAAAACCCGACGTGATTTAACATCCAATAAACTTCAAGATCAAAGTCAAAAGATCTTAGATTCCATGTTAAAAAATACATTTCATCCTACCTTTCTTTTTGATGATGAGTTTAAAGTTTTAAAATCAAATTTAGCAGCGCACCGTTTATTTAACTCGAATTTAGAACGTGGTTGGCCTGTGATGGATAAGTTAATTAACAGCACGTTACCCAGCATTGCGTTTCGTTTATTAACGGCAATTAGTAAAATGTCTTTTTTAGGGCATCTTGATAAGCAAGAATGGCAAAATGTCCCATTAATATTAAATTCATACCAATCTGTCACGGTCGATATTCATTTATTTGACATAGCTTACTTTGGTCGCCAATGTTTTGGCTTGATGATTAACGAAAAAACAGAGGTAGATGTTAATCATGCTGTTTATAACGCAAGTTTACAGCGTTTTAATGCTTTAACTAGTGTTGTACCAATGGCGATATTACAAGTAGATAAAGACTTTAATTGTTCATATGTTAATAAAACGTGGACTAAATATACAAGCCAAAATAATCAACAGTCTTTAGGGAAAGGATGGTTATCATCTATCAAAACCTTAAATACTGATGAAATATTATCTGAAATTATTCGTGCAGTTTCACACACAAACGATTTTAAAGGCGAAATTGAATTAATAACTGTTGCAGGAAAGAGTTTATGGGTTTCGATGAATGCAGTTGGATTATTTAATGATCGTGTTGAGTTAACAGGGTTAATTTTTACTATGTCTGATATTTCAGATGAACGGTCTAATTCTCAAAAATTACAAAAAATGGCCAATTATGACCATTTAACTGGATTATCTAATCGTGCTTTTTTTACTGATCGATTAACGTTGGCATTAGCCAGAGTCCCTCGTCATGGAATAACCGCTTTAATGTTTTTAGATTTAGACCGATTTAAAAATATTAACGACACATTAGGACACCATGTCGGTGATATCGTTATTCAAGAAGTCGCTGAACGTTTAAAATCGGTGGTAAGGGATGAAGATTCGATTGCGCGTTTAGGTGGTGACGAATTTGCTATTATTTTTACAGATATTTCTTCAGAAAATGTCATTTCTCCTATTGCAAATAAAATAGTGAGTGCGGTTAATCTGCCTTTTACTATTGAAAATAAAAGTATGGTCTTATCCTGCAGTGTTGGTGTTTCAATCGCAACCGAGCATAACGTTTCCCCTGCGGATATATTAAGAAAAGCGGACTTGGCTTTATATAAAGCAAAAGATCTAGGACGAAACCAATTTTGTTTTTATGACCCTGTTTTAGAAAAAGATTTATCTCTATTACATTATTTAACCGATGATTTAAACCATCCACAAAAAACAGGCTTTTCTTTTGTGTTTCAACCATTAATGAATGCCAACATTGGCAGTATAATGGGATTCGAAGTATTAGCTAGATGGTCAAATTCAGACATGGGTTTCATCGGTCCAGATGTTTTTATTAAAACCATGGAAGAAAATGGCTTAATACAAAACTTTTCAGAGTGGTTGTTTTATGAAGTGATTATACAAGTCAAAATGTGGATAGCTGAGGGACTGCTTGTTGCCCCTCAAAAAATTGCAGTCAACTTATCTGTTAAGCAATTACATTTGATAGAATTTTCAGACTCTATTATCGCTCTATTTAAAAAAGAAAAAATAGACCCTAGTTGGTTTACCCTTGAAGTGACTGAAACTGCTTTTATACAAGACCCGACGATTGCTGGTGAAAACTTACGCGCACTAAAAGCGGCTGGTTTTTTAATTGCACTTGATGATTTTGGCACAGGTTATTCGTCTCTGGGTTTATTACGTCAGATGCCTCTTAATTACATAAAAATAGATCGCAGCTTTATACAGGATGTTTTACAGGATTCTGGTGCAGAAAAAATTGTATTAGCTATTATTGGTTTAGGAAAAATGCTCGATTTAGGTTTAATAGCGGAGGGGGTTGAAGATATACAAACGAAGGATTGGTTAATTGCACAAGGTTGTATTTGCCACCAAGGTTATTATTTTCATAAACCTTTATCAATAAACAAAGCGAGTGAGTTACTAAAATCTCACAAAAAATCGAATGCTTAA
- a CDS encoding putative bifunctional diguanylate cyclase/phosphodiesterase: MNIAMHIMSIQHQLVLAIDNDSDLKKMLHQFLSLCSLSLNSTNSHIFLIKDNNNNPTYQTDKNNKILLNHYVSFPMKKNGLLSSKDKNLSILVNQFFQNNSNSNTQEQQVESTLYHFFKIGDFGVLTIERKQSLDQAIQNALTPVLNKLAISTIAAINHHSLVIEIKNRKRVEEKITYQASHDFLTGLYNRMKIQEFLAKAIDNCIYQEQTAAILLINLTGFKNINDVMGYHVGDEVLKQAAIRLKKLINKMGIVARFNGHEFIILIENLPLNNIKAQSIINKVIVDIVDAMEIPFEFVEGRFSLSCFIGYETFNSNSKGVQDILKNASIAVYEAFKRGKDKALLYDETMSKQLNNYISYTKEIKQALILNEFELHYQPQYDHLNNIIGAEALLRWNNPLRGYESPAIYIPIAEESDLIMQISRYVLQQACEDIKKLQRLSLPSSFKQISINISAKQLAKHDFADTIISAVKEHKISPKHLKVEITESIMMGDIDLSITCLEKLHQFGVECAIDDFGTGYSSLAYLKRLPASLLKIDRSFVTDINTDTSNLAIASMIIELAKSLNMQVIAEGVETKQELESLINLGCYQYQGYYFSHPLTFNKLIECFNTPKFA, from the coding sequence ATGAATATAGCGATGCATATAATGTCGATTCAGCATCAATTAGTATTAGCAATAGATAACGATTCCGACTTAAAAAAAATGTTACACCAATTTTTGAGCCTTTGTAGCCTGTCTTTAAATTCCACTAATAGTCATATTTTTCTTATAAAAGATAACAATAACAATCCAACATACCAAACAGATAAAAACAATAAGATCTTATTAAATCATTATGTTAGCTTCCCGATGAAAAAAAATGGATTGTTATCGAGTAAAGATAAAAATTTATCAATTTTAGTTAACCAATTTTTCCAAAACAATAGCAATAGCAATACACAAGAGCAACAAGTTGAATCGACGTTATATCATTTTTTTAAAATAGGTGATTTTGGTGTATTAACAATTGAACGAAAACAAAGTTTAGATCAAGCTATTCAAAATGCGCTTACACCTGTCTTAAACAAACTAGCTATTAGCACGATTGCTGCCATTAACCATCACTCCCTTGTTATAGAAATAAAAAACCGTAAACGAGTGGAAGAAAAAATAACTTACCAAGCATCACACGACTTTCTCACTGGTCTTTACAATAGAATGAAAATTCAAGAGTTTTTAGCTAAAGCAATTGATAACTGTATATACCAGGAACAAACTGCTGCCATATTACTGATTAATTTAACTGGGTTTAAAAATATCAATGATGTAATGGGTTACCACGTAGGAGATGAAGTACTAAAACAAGCTGCGATTAGACTGAAAAAATTAATCAATAAAATGGGGATAGTCGCCAGGTTTAATGGGCATGAGTTTATTATATTAATAGAAAATTTACCTCTTAATAACATCAAAGCTCAATCGATCATTAATAAAGTGATTGTCGATATTGTGGATGCAATGGAAATCCCCTTTGAGTTCGTAGAAGGAAGGTTTTCTTTATCTTGTTTTATTGGTTATGAAACTTTTAATAGCAACTCAAAAGGAGTTCAAGATATCCTTAAAAATGCCAGTATAGCAGTATATGAGGCTTTCAAAAGAGGGAAGGATAAAGCATTACTTTACGATGAAACCATGTCTAAACAGCTAAATAATTACATCAGTTACACCAAAGAAATAAAGCAGGCATTAATCCTTAACGAATTTGAGCTACATTACCAACCTCAATATGACCACTTAAATAATATTATTGGCGCAGAAGCTTTATTGCGTTGGAATAATCCTCTACGCGGTTATGAGTCTCCTGCTATTTATATTCCTATCGCGGAAGAAAGTGACTTGATAATGCAGATTAGTCGTTACGTTTTACAACAGGCATGTGAAGACATTAAAAAATTACAACGACTCTCTCTACCAAGCTCATTTAAACAAATATCAATTAATATAAGTGCAAAACAATTAGCAAAGCATGATTTTGCAGATACCATTATTAGCGCAGTAAAAGAGCATAAAATATCTCCTAAACATTTAAAGGTAGAGATAACAGAAAGTATCATGATGGGTGATATTGATTTATCAATCACCTGTTTAGAAAAACTGCATCAATTTGGTGTAGAGTGCGCAATTGATGATTTTGGTACCGGTTACTCTTCGTTAGCTTATTTAAAACGTTTACCTGCAAGCCTACTTAAAATAGACCGTTCCTTTGTCACTGATATTAATACCGATACCAGTAACCTTGCCATTGCAAGTATGATTATAGAACTGGCTAAAAGCTTAAATATGCAAGTCATTGCTGAAGGTGTAGAAACTAAGCAGGAGTTAGAGTCTTTAATAAACTTAGGCTGTTACCAATATCAAGGATACTATTTTAGTCATCCTTTAACGTTTAATAAATTAATTGAATGTTTTAATACACCTAAATTCGCATAA
- a CDS encoding chemotaxis protein CheB, translating to MTQTEKKENLAPSHVVGIGTSAGGLEALQDFFGNLPSDTGATYIVVQHLSPDYKSMMSELLIKFTDMPIFEVTDSITIEANAIYLMPPRKNMLITEGKLLLSEQMPDRLPHLSIDVFLRSLAEDQQHKGIGIVLSGTGTDGTRGIRAMKEAGGLVVIQKPDSAKFDGMPTSAYQTGLADMVLRPSEMGKSLVNFMNHPSIKGDLPVSSFIASDGDNDALAEIFKILKNQSSINFAQYKPSTVSRRIERRLGINQLKTLDAYLRLLNNSPREVSILSKELLINVTRFFRDDEAFDKLTTVAIHKVLTSGNGTDPIRLWIAGCSSGEEAYSIAILFDEAKEKYQIDRRVKIFATDVDEDAIAEASTGVYAAEIVQDISKDRINNYFEPTGNAYVVSAKLRKMVIFAQHNMIEDPPFSNINLLSCRNALIYFQHTAQQKVFLSFYFALQQHGFLFLGNSESLGEMSVHFEVVDERTRIFQKASAARLPMKQPSSLKQNIVSPMLSTVSATQVHPTRMVINNKYNTVMERLIEHYAPDSIVLNDNFDAVHVYGDMTRYTKGLGRGKVSINIKDMICDDLAIAVSTALYRCEKNEEDVFYSDVACTFDGVATFIDLAVFMVKQSDHQTSPRSYILQFIIHEEGEVVKKSPKSITFDGGEQSLQRIYDLEQELIKKQEHLQVTIEELETTNEELQSANEELMSSNEELQSTNEELQSVNEELYTVNSEYQEKISQLTEANMDLDNVINSTNIGILFLDEHLTIRKYTPHSANYINLRTSDIGRPIHHISHELDYDDLLTQIENVSTKGEVVEQDILTKSGEAALIRMAPYTVNDDESISQQGVLITITNISRLKFIENALAQSQQQFKTLLLNRSKRLHHRIEMNQHVTVMVIDDDAIDRLRVQRYFKESEDRSYTIVEAKTLEEAIELAGRMKVDVCLLDYQLGANTAEDFVKAMKYKNVDTPIILLSGQNESIMDKEFLSNEIIDVISKDDLSKPLLIRSIDYVLERKEIKDIVQKFEVSEFR from the coding sequence GTGACCCAAACTGAAAAAAAAGAAAATTTAGCTCCTTCACATGTTGTTGGTATTGGTACTTCAGCAGGTGGTTTAGAAGCATTACAAGATTTTTTTGGTAATTTACCAAGTGATACTGGTGCGACTTACATTGTTGTTCAACACCTTTCTCCTGACTATAAAAGCATGATGTCTGAATTATTAATAAAATTTACTGATATGCCTATTTTCGAAGTGACAGACAGTATTACTATTGAAGCTAATGCAATCTATTTAATGCCGCCTCGTAAAAATATGTTGATTACTGAAGGTAAGTTATTGCTCTCAGAGCAAATGCCCGATCGGTTACCGCACTTATCAATTGATGTGTTTTTACGTTCTTTAGCAGAAGACCAACAGCATAAAGGTATTGGTATTGTTTTATCCGGTACTGGAACAGATGGCACCCGTGGTATTCGTGCAATGAAAGAAGCTGGCGGATTAGTCGTCATACAAAAACCTGATTCAGCTAAATTTGATGGTATGCCTACTAGCGCATATCAAACAGGTTTAGCTGATATGGTGTTACGTCCAAGTGAAATGGGGAAAAGCTTAGTTAATTTTATGAATCATCCTTCAATAAAAGGGGACTTACCTGTTAGCTCTTTTATTGCTTCTGATGGTGATAATGATGCATTAGCAGAAATTTTTAAAATATTAAAAAACCAATCTTCCATTAATTTTGCACAATATAAACCCTCAACCGTTTCGCGTCGAATTGAAAGGCGTTTAGGCATCAATCAATTAAAAACATTAGATGCTTATTTACGTTTGCTTAATAACTCGCCACGTGAAGTGTCTATTTTAAGCAAAGAGTTATTAATTAACGTGACTCGTTTTTTCAGAGACGATGAAGCATTTGATAAATTAACTACAGTCGCGATACACAAAGTACTAACCTCTGGTAATGGCACCGACCCTATTCGTCTTTGGATTGCAGGTTGCTCATCGGGTGAAGAGGCTTATTCAATTGCTATTCTTTTTGATGAAGCTAAAGAAAAATATCAAATAGATAGGCGCGTTAAAATATTCGCAACCGATGTCGATGAAGATGCTATTGCTGAAGCAAGCACAGGTGTGTATGCCGCTGAAATAGTTCAAGATATATCTAAAGATAGAATAAATAATTATTTTGAGCCTACTGGCAATGCTTATGTCGTATCTGCTAAGTTACGTAAAATGGTTATTTTTGCTCAACATAATATGATTGAAGATCCCCCATTTTCAAACATTAACTTATTAAGTTGTCGAAACGCGTTAATTTACTTCCAACATACTGCTCAACAAAAAGTGTTTTTATCCTTTTATTTTGCATTACAGCAGCATGGTTTTTTATTTTTGGGCAATTCAGAGTCTTTAGGAGAAATGAGCGTTCATTTTGAAGTTGTTGATGAGCGAACTCGCATTTTTCAAAAGGCGAGTGCAGCAAGGTTACCCATGAAGCAACCATCTTCTCTTAAGCAAAATATTGTTAGCCCTATGCTTTCAACCGTTTCAGCAACACAAGTTCATCCGACTAGAATGGTTATTAATAATAAATATAATACGGTGATGGAGCGTCTTATAGAACATTATGCACCGGACAGTATTGTACTGAATGACAATTTTGATGCTGTGCATGTTTATGGTGATATGACTCGTTATACAAAAGGATTAGGACGAGGCAAAGTAAGCATCAACATTAAAGATATGATTTGTGATGATTTGGCTATTGCCGTATCTACAGCATTATATCGTTGCGAAAAAAATGAAGAAGATGTTTTTTATAGTGATGTGGCTTGCACATTTGATGGTGTCGCTACGTTTATAGATCTTGCTGTGTTTATGGTTAAACAAAGTGATCATCAAACTTCCCCTCGTTCATATATTCTTCAATTTATTATTCATGAAGAAGGTGAAGTAGTTAAGAAGTCACCTAAATCCATTACCTTTGATGGAGGTGAGCAATCACTCCAACGTATTTATGATTTAGAGCAAGAGTTAATTAAAAAGCAAGAACACTTGCAAGTGACAATTGAAGAACTAGAAACGACTAACGAAGAGTTACAATCCGCAAATGAAGAGCTCATGTCTTCAAATGAAGAACTGCAAAGCACCAATGAAGAGTTACAGTCGGTTAATGAAGAGTTATATACTGTAAATAGTGAGTATCAAGAGAAAATATCTCAGTTGACTGAGGCTAATATGGATTTGGATAATGTTATCAACTCCACTAATATTGGTATTCTCTTCTTAGATGAGCACTTAACAATTCGTAAATATACACCGCATTCAGCTAATTACATTAATTTACGTACGTCAGATATTGGTCGACCTATTCATCATATATCACATGAATTAGATTATGATGATTTACTGACTCAAATAGAAAATGTAAGTACTAAAGGTGAAGTTGTAGAGCAAGATATTTTAACTAAATCAGGAGAGGCTGCTCTAATACGCATGGCACCTTATACTGTTAATGATGATGAATCTATCTCTCAACAGGGAGTGTTAATCACCATCACTAATATTTCTAGATTGAAATTTATTGAAAATGCGTTGGCACAGTCACAGCAGCAATTTAAAACTTTATTACTTAACCGATCTAAGCGATTACATCACCGTATAGAAATGAATCAGCACGTCACAGTGATGGTGATTGACGATGATGCAATTGACCGCTTACGAGTACAAAGATACTTTAAAGAGTCTGAGGATCGTTCGTACACTATCGTCGAAGCTAAAACACTAGAAGAAGCGATTGAGCTTGCAGGAAGAATGAAAGTGGATGTCTGCCTACTTGATTATCAATTAGGTGCTAATACAGCTGAAGATTTTGTTAAGGCAATGAAATATAAAAATGTCGATACGCCTATTATATTACTGTCTGGTCAAAACGAATCAATAATGGATAAAGAGTTTTTATCAAATGAAATTATTGATGTGATTAGTAAAGACGATTTATCAAAACCTTTATTAATTCGCAGCATCGACTACGTATTAGAACGTAAAGAAATTAAAGATATTGTGCAAAAATTTGAAGTGTCAGAGTTCAGATAA
- a CDS encoding potassium/proton antiporter codes for MSYQLILICIAALIGIGILLHHPSRTFGIPSLLIFMGVGLLFGNGEFNFVYDNFALTSLVGSIALNIIVFVGGLNTSKESVRVAYREGGVLSTLGVLLTTLFFSVLLSYTLDFSFIHCLLFAAIVSSTDAAAVFSILQSKKIKLKEQTDTVLEFESATNDPIALILVVLLTQLALAPDNAVSASQISIELVTQIFSALVVAFVVGRVAVWLLNHIKLEEYGLIPVFVLASFVLATYGSEFIGGNILLASYVVGVVMGNGIKRGKEMTKHFFNSLSWLAQALMFIALGLQIFPHHLFEVLYASLLPAVLLIFVARPLAVQICYLFFPKASWRKRLFISSIGLKGATPIVFALIPAAAGVSSSLTIVNMVFFIVLISVFFQGAAIEPLAKRLKLNIR; via the coding sequence ATGTCATATCAACTTATACTAATTTGTATTGCCGCTTTGATTGGAATTGGTATTCTTTTACATCATCCATCGCGGACTTTTGGTATCCCATCTTTACTCATCTTCATGGGGGTTGGTTTATTATTTGGTAATGGCGAGTTCAATTTTGTATATGACAATTTTGCTTTAACGTCTTTAGTAGGCAGTATTGCACTGAATATTATTGTCTTTGTTGGTGGCTTAAATACGTCCAAGGAAAGTGTCCGGGTGGCCTATCGAGAAGGTGGCGTCTTATCGACATTAGGGGTGTTATTAACGACGTTATTTTTCTCTGTGCTACTCTCTTATACTTTAGACTTTTCCTTTATTCATTGTTTGTTATTTGCTGCGATTGTTTCCTCCACGGATGCCGCTGCTGTATTTTCAATTCTTCAATCTAAAAAAATTAAATTGAAAGAACAAACGGATACCGTTTTAGAGTTTGAATCTGCTACTAATGACCCGATTGCTCTTATATTGGTAGTGTTATTAACTCAGCTTGCACTTGCGCCTGATAATGCAGTTTCTGCTAGTCAAATTAGCATTGAGCTCGTTACACAAATATTCAGTGCGCTCGTTGTTGCGTTTGTTGTTGGACGTGTTGCGGTATGGTTGCTTAATCATATTAAGCTTGAAGAATATGGCCTGATTCCTGTCTTTGTTTTAGCCAGTTTTGTATTAGCAACTTACGGCAGTGAGTTCATTGGCGGTAATATATTATTAGCATCTTATGTTGTGGGTGTTGTGATGGGCAATGGTATTAAACGTGGAAAAGAGATGACTAAACATTTCTTTAATAGTTTGTCATGGTTGGCCCAGGCCTTAATGTTTATTGCACTTGGATTACAAATATTCCCTCATCATTTATTTGAGGTATTGTATGCTTCGCTATTACCTGCTGTTTTACTGATCTTTGTAGCAAGACCGTTAGCGGTGCAGATTTGTTATTTATTCTTTCCTAAAGCAAGTTGGAGAAAGCGTTTATTTATCTCTTCTATTGGCCTTAAAGGGGCAACACCTATCGTGTTTGCTCTTATTCCTGCCGCTGCTGGCGTGAGTTCTTCATTGACGATAGTTAATATGGTATTTTTTATTGTGCTTATTTCCGTTTTCTTCCAAGGAGCAGCTATTGAACCTCTGGCAAAAAGATTGAAGCTTAATATTAGATAA
- a CDS encoding response regulator, translated as MIMSEKYNEVSILLVEDDDIDAKAVERGFKKLKLANPIVRTKNGLEALELLRDPSIVQRPYLILLDLNMPIMGGIEFLQNIRKDENLKNTIIFVLTTSSADEDLVAAYNENIAGYIVKSDVKGGFDRVIQLLDCYWRVVMLPK; from the coding sequence ATAATCATGAGTGAAAAGTATAACGAAGTCAGTATTTTGTTGGTAGAAGACGATGATATTGATGCTAAAGCAGTTGAAAGAGGTTTTAAGAAACTTAAATTAGCGAACCCAATTGTTAGAACAAAAAATGGATTAGAAGCATTAGAACTGCTACGTGATCCAAGTATAGTACAAAGGCCTTATTTGATCTTATTGGACCTGAATATGCCAATTATGGGCGGGATAGAGTTTCTACAAAATATACGTAAAGATGAAAACTTAAAAAACACGATTATTTTTGTACTGACTACATCGTCAGCAGATGAAGACTTGGTCGCTGCGTATAACGAAAATATAGCTGGGTATATTGTTAAGTCAGATGTCAAAGGTGGGTTTGATAGAGTAATTCAATTACTTGATTGTTATTGGCGAGTTGTCATGTTGCCAAAATAA